A genome region from Salinigranum halophilum includes the following:
- a CDS encoding YIP1 family protein, producing MPSTPLFAPRQFFAQRTPSLIGAAAIFYLTGVVAVTSGAPFVNQASGFELPLAVILVAVLIGGGIGAAGIWMGSTVLVYLLSQAAGGSGSVTRTAANIGWAALPLLIANSVSTATVLVLYLFGGLPAITAPGTMPFWLVAFNALTGLVGYLWIGYLLTYAIQDARDLGVRRARLVAGLVITIPIGYSLSLLL from the coding sequence ATGCCCTCCACGCCGCTGTTCGCCCCACGTCAGTTCTTCGCCCAACGAACGCCCTCGCTGATCGGTGCTGCTGCCATCTTCTACCTGACGGGAGTCGTCGCCGTCACAAGTGGCGCTCCGTTCGTCAACCAGGCGAGCGGCTTCGAACTCCCACTGGCGGTGATTCTCGTCGCGGTGCTCATCGGTGGGGGGATCGGCGCGGCCGGAATCTGGATGGGTTCGACCGTTCTCGTCTACCTCTTGTCGCAGGCCGCTGGTGGCTCAGGGTCGGTCACGCGAACGGCTGCGAACATCGGGTGGGCCGCCCTGCCGCTCCTCATCGCGAACAGCGTTTCCACTGCGACCGTGTTGGTTCTCTACTTGTTCGGTGGGTTGCCGGCGATTACCGCTCCCGGGACGATGCCCTTCTGGCTCGTCGCGTTCAATGCACTCACCGGTCTTGTTGGGTATCTCTGGATCGGCTATCTCCTCACGTACGCGATTCAGGACGCACGCGACCTCGGCGTTAGACGCGCCCGTCTCGTCGCGGGACTCGTGATTACGATTCCAATCGGTTACTCGCTGTCGCTGCTGCTGTAG
- a CDS encoding dihydrofolate reductase family protein, whose translation MSEDKITLYIAASVDGYIADEEGGVDWLEEFQTESDGDEDVEGFSEFFETVDCLVMGSATYEQVIDFGEWPYGNKPTYVFTHRSLSPATEAVQFVDDEIADFVPEIRQQYNHIWLVGGAQLAQSFLQRREIDVIRLSFIPILLGEGIPLFSGEYDGQRLSLVDTTTHGSGIVEHHYEVS comes from the coding sequence ATGAGTGAAGATAAAATCACACTCTACATCGCGGCGAGCGTGGATGGATACATTGCCGATGAGGAGGGTGGCGTTGACTGGCTGGAAGAGTTTCAAACGGAGTCGGACGGCGATGAGGATGTCGAAGGATTTTCGGAATTCTTCGAGACAGTAGACTGTCTCGTAATGGGGTCAGCGACTTATGAACAAGTTATCGACTTCGGTGAGTGGCCTTATGGGAACAAGCCAACGTACGTGTTCACCCACAGAAGTCTCTCACCCGCAACCGAGGCAGTACAATTCGTTGACGACGAGATAGCAGATTTTGTGCCTGAAATCAGACAGCAATACAACCACATATGGTTGGTCGGTGGCGCACAACTCGCACAGTCATTTCTCCAGAGGCGAGAGATCGATGTAATCCGACTATCATTCATTCCGATTCTCTTAGGAGAGGGAATACCGCTGTTCTCGGGTGAATACGACGGTCAGAGACTGAGCCTCGTCGACACGACTACACACGGCAGCGGAATCGTAGAACACCACTACGAGGTATCCTAA
- a CDS encoding helix-turn-helix domain-containing protein, which translates to MSELPSWIDNRLDQNLDDALSQKHVVETMVDSERPFFSARQLQALVKPDVSKATVRNRLNELQEIDIVAAETYPDSVTLYYINYQESNWPLSPEGKDALAAEAPHDRLSIGFLTVSDTAGLRLFVLAGLSVIVVLSSITTLVVLGLLDNTGGPIEPLAAVLATGGLFVGVTALQLLIAGLFLFAGERIVR; encoded by the coding sequence GTGTCCGAGCTTCCGAGTTGGATCGACAATCGGCTCGATCAGAACCTCGACGACGCGCTCTCCCAGAAGCACGTCGTCGAGACGATGGTCGACTCCGAGCGGCCGTTCTTTTCGGCTCGTCAGCTCCAAGCGCTCGTTAAGCCGGACGTGAGCAAAGCGACGGTTCGGAATCGACTGAACGAGCTGCAGGAAATCGATATCGTGGCCGCCGAAACGTATCCCGACTCGGTCACGCTGTACTACATCAATTACCAGGAGTCGAACTGGCCGCTATCTCCCGAAGGAAAAGACGCCCTCGCCGCCGAAGCCCCGCACGATCGGCTCTCCATCGGCTTCCTCACAGTTTCGGACACGGCAGGCCTCCGGCTCTTCGTACTCGCTGGGTTGTCGGTGATAGTTGTACTCAGCAGCATCACGACCCTCGTTGTTCTCGGACTGTTGGACAATACTGGAGGTCCCATTGAACCTCTCGCTGCCGTCCTGGCGACTGGCGGGCTGTTCGTCGGCGTCACCGCACTGCAGCTACTGATCGCCGGACTGTTCCTGTTCGCTGGCGAGCGCATTGTGCGGTAG
- a CDS encoding DUF7534 family protein: MNLSRLPRFVIYESFLIILGFAIAAQISPPDVYSQLLGTFVILTITLPLSYWLVYKRH, translated from the coding sequence ATGAACTTATCACGCCTTCCCCGGTTCGTCATCTACGAGTCTTTTCTTATTATCCTCGGATTCGCAATCGCCGCCCAGATCTCGCCTCCAGACGTCTATAGCCAGCTACTCGGGACGTTCGTGATCCTCACGATTACACTCCCACTCTCGTACTGGCTGGTGTACAAACGTCATTGA
- a CDS encoding RNA-guided endonuclease InsQ/TnpB family protein encodes MDVRRTAVVKLAVSDEQRDALHRTAEQYLYCANRTADYCWADASYTECKTNKRQVRDALYAELREETDLQAQLVQAAIKRAVEAVKACVERWKKRQRVSCPTFTAETMDYDARSATIYRNKVSLATVEGRIEPTFSLPADSPTPYERYVLSGDYEFRESTLRYDAATDEFYLNISTRRIDSDDTEVPADTGHPDQTVLGIDLGVNSLAVSSTGTFWQGDDYDHWCHEFEKRRGEMQQRGTQAAHNALLRLGKREEAWRKQYIHTVANELVTEAVEHDCDVIVFEDLTDIRERLPHAKWHHVWAFRRLYEYVSYKAPERGVSVEQVAPNHTSQRCSRTDCGFTHEDNRHGEHFKCQKCGYEVNADYNGAKNIGLRYARKRTHRLRSSPKSGGGDVEVDLRVNGGTLSGESHQPIAGD; translated from the coding sequence ATGGACGTGCGTCGAACCGCTGTCGTGAAACTCGCCGTTTCCGATGAGCAACGCGACGCACTCCACCGAACCGCCGAGCAATACCTGTACTGCGCGAATCGAACCGCCGACTACTGTTGGGCCGACGCCTCCTACACCGAGTGCAAGACCAACAAGCGGCAGGTTCGTGACGCGCTCTACGCCGAACTTCGAGAGGAGACGGACCTACAGGCACAACTCGTCCAAGCCGCCATCAAACGCGCCGTCGAAGCCGTCAAAGCGTGTGTCGAACGCTGGAAGAAGAGACAGCGCGTCTCTTGTCCGACGTTCACCGCCGAAACGATGGACTACGACGCCCGGAGCGCGACCATCTACCGCAACAAGGTGTCGCTGGCAACTGTTGAGGGTCGAATCGAACCCACGTTCAGTCTCCCGGCAGACAGCCCGACGCCCTACGAGCGGTACGTTCTCTCCGGGGATTATGAGTTCCGTGAGAGTACGCTCCGGTACGACGCGGCAACCGACGAGTTCTACCTCAACATCTCGACTCGGCGGATTGACAGCGACGACACAGAGGTTCCAGCAGATACCGGGCACCCCGACCAAACGGTCCTCGGTATCGACCTCGGTGTCAACAGTCTCGCCGTCTCCTCGACCGGCACGTTCTGGCAGGGAGACGACTACGACCACTGGTGCCACGAGTTCGAGAAGCGGCGTGGTGAAATGCAACAGCGCGGCACGCAGGCCGCGCACAACGCACTCCTTCGCCTCGGCAAGCGTGAAGAAGCGTGGCGGAAACAGTACATCCACACCGTCGCTAACGAACTTGTCACAGAAGCCGTCGAACACGACTGTGACGTTATCGTGTTCGAGGACTTGACAGACATTCGAGAGCGACTACCGCACGCGAAGTGGCACCACGTATGGGCGTTCCGACGCCTGTACGAGTACGTCTCCTACAAAGCACCCGAGCGCGGTGTCTCCGTGGAGCAAGTCGCACCGAACCACACGTCCCAACGCTGTTCGCGGACGGACTGTGGATTCACGCATGAGGATAACCGCCACGGAGAACACTTCAAGTGCCAGAAGTGTGGGTACGAGGTGAACGCGGACTACAACGGTGCGAAGAATATTGGGCTACGGTACGCTCGCAAGCGGACACACAGACTCCGTTCCTCGCCCAAGTCGGGGGGCGGAGACGTAGAAGTAGACCTACGTGTGAATGGTGGGACGTTGAGCGGCGAGAGTCACCAGCCTATTGCTGGCGACTGA
- a CDS encoding IS5 family transposase has translation MKTLPKSRLLRFVEQAMQLAQRAVARYSSKFSKRRYTLHQHIVLLCLKVRKNTTYRALLDELIEMPRIRSTLDLEEIPSPSTLCKAFNRLDMAVWRVLLNLSVTILPTNSIVGIDASGFDRSHASKHYTKRTKLTIQQLKVTLLVDTKSNAVIDLHVTTTRKHDSQIAPSLIKRNTDEVAILLGDKGYDDQKIRALARETGVRPLIKHREFSPLHKAWNSRLDADLYGQRSQNETVNSRLKRKYGAFVRSRRWWKQFRELAIGCLTHNIDKGL, from the coding sequence ATGAAAACCCTCCCGAAGTCGCGGTTACTCCGGTTCGTTGAGCAAGCTATGCAGTTGGCTCAGCGAGCAGTCGCTCGTTACTCGTCGAAATTCTCGAAACGGCGGTACACACTTCATCAACACATCGTCCTCCTCTGTCTCAAGGTGCGGAAGAATACGACGTACCGGGCGCTTCTTGACGAACTTATTGAAATGCCTCGGATTCGGAGTACCCTCGATCTTGAGGAGATCCCATCTCCTTCGACGTTGTGTAAAGCGTTCAACCGTCTTGATATGGCTGTTTGGCGGGTTCTTCTCAATCTCTCAGTCACTATTCTCCCAACCAACAGTATCGTCGGTATCGATGCATCCGGTTTTGATCGCAGTCACGCCTCGAAGCACTATACGAAGCGGACGAAGTTGACGATTCAGCAGCTGAAAGTCACACTTCTCGTAGACACGAAGTCAAACGCGGTTATTGATCTGCACGTGACGACGACCAGAAAGCACGACTCACAGATCGCACCGTCACTCATCAAGCGGAATACCGATGAAGTAGCGATACTCCTCGGTGACAAGGGGTACGATGACCAGAAGATTCGCGCGTTAGCCCGTGAAACGGGTGTTCGACCGCTCATCAAGCACCGAGAATTTTCGCCACTCCACAAGGCGTGGAACTCCCGACTTGACGCTGACCTCTACGGGCAGCGGAGTCAGAACGAGACGGTGAATTCTCGTCTCAAACGTAAATACGGCGCATTCGTCCGCTCACGACGCTGGTGGAAGCAGTTCCGTGAACTCGCTATTGGCTGTCTCACCCACAACATCGACAAGGGACTCTGA
- a CDS encoding RNA-guided endonuclease InsQ/TnpB family protein, translating to MVTVTVTAKFHNPSLSRRKEWQQGTRLYRDTKQFCIDGWENGDFGKSVTTASIDNDLYSAIQNQAIREAKSDHNKDGEVRYRESQPFAVNNQNWEIDTTENGTVVVGFPCVSQWWYTPIEVYDDIADPVDRLVEGNADKTRLQVYRRGDDWYCTFNIEYDADTSGETPIGVDIGERHILAVTAYGEAESMLVSGGEAKYVRRKYRSLRDSLSEAGALRARNRVGDKEQRRIKELNHKLSRRLITFAEQFENPVIRMEDLEGIRENSSWSGVHSWHFHQLQQFITYKAERAGIRVEKVDAYHTSQRCSECGSMGTRDGDHFSCTECGRGRHADLNASENIAQREGEPCTV from the coding sequence ATGGTCACGGTGACTGTCACCGCGAAGTTCCACAATCCATCCCTCTCACGGAGGAAAGAGTGGCAACAGGGTACTCGTCTCTACCGTGACACCAAGCAGTTCTGTATCGACGGGTGGGAGAACGGTGACTTCGGGAAATCCGTGACCACTGCCAGCATTGACAACGACCTCTACTCGGCCATTCAGAACCAAGCCATCCGAGAGGCAAAATCCGACCACAACAAAGACGGAGAGGTTCGCTACCGAGAGAGTCAACCGTTCGCCGTCAACAATCAGAACTGGGAGATCGACACGACCGAGAACGGCACAGTCGTCGTCGGCTTCCCGTGCGTCTCCCAGTGGTGGTACACGCCTATCGAAGTGTACGACGACATTGCCGACCCCGTAGACCGGCTGGTCGAGGGAAACGCGGACAAGACTCGCCTACAGGTCTACCGTCGTGGCGACGACTGGTACTGTACGTTCAATATCGAGTACGACGCCGACACGTCGGGTGAGACGCCCATCGGTGTCGATATTGGCGAACGTCACATCCTCGCTGTGACGGCCTACGGTGAGGCCGAGTCGATGCTGGTGTCGGGTGGTGAGGCGAAGTACGTTCGACGCAAATATCGTTCCCTACGCGATTCGCTTTCGGAAGCGGGTGCGCTTCGCGCACGCAACCGTGTGGGTGACAAAGAACAGCGTCGCATCAAAGAGCTGAATCACAAACTCTCCCGTCGTCTCATCACGTTCGCGGAACAGTTCGAGAACCCCGTCATTCGGATGGAGGATCTCGAAGGTATCCGTGAGAATAGTTCGTGGTCAGGTGTTCACTCGTGGCATTTCCACCAACTCCAACAGTTCATCACGTACAAAGCCGAACGTGCTGGTATTCGTGTCGAGAAGGTCGATGCGTACCACACCAGCCAACGATGTTCGGAATGTGGTTCGATGGGAACCCGTGATGGCGACCACTTTTCGTGTACGGAGTGCGGTCGAGGAAGACACGCCGACCTGAACGCTTCGGAGAATATCGCACAACGGGAGGGAGAACCATGCACGGTCTAA